In Plantibacter sp. PA-3-X8, one DNA window encodes the following:
- a CDS encoding TetR/AcrR family transcriptional regulator — MTEQQRRTRLAPSERRALIIDAATRQIAEGGYNTFTLSKLAEDCGMTRAGIEHHFSSREELLIAVLLHRDDLDAFAITTPVEGRDPRTFDEDSAWKVLDNLVIRNAGQPELLRLYTILGAEALDPQHPAHDYFAERTRTARDLLADLSGSWHPQPRAFALAVLAVLDGLQLQWLRFPDEDLVALWKGAGGALARKTA; from the coding sequence GCGGAGAACGCGCCTTGCGCCCAGTGAGCGACGAGCGCTGATCATCGACGCGGCAACCCGTCAGATCGCAGAGGGCGGATACAACACGTTCACTCTTTCCAAGCTGGCCGAGGACTGCGGGATGACTCGAGCAGGTATCGAGCATCACTTCTCGTCGCGCGAGGAGCTACTGATCGCCGTCCTCCTCCATCGGGACGACCTCGACGCCTTCGCGATCACCACACCCGTCGAGGGACGAGACCCCCGGACCTTCGATGAGGACAGCGCGTGGAAAGTGCTCGACAACCTGGTGATACGAAATGCGGGGCAACCTGAGCTCCTGCGGCTCTACACGATCCTCGGCGCCGAGGCGCTTGATCCGCAGCACCCGGCACATGACTACTTTGCTGAGCGCACTCGAACTGCACGCGACCTGCTCGCGGACCTGTCCGGTTCATGGCACCCGCAACCACGGGCCTTCGCGCTCGCAGTGCTCGCGGTCCTCGACGGGCTGCAGCTCCAATGGCTGCGCTTCCCCGACGAAGACCTGGTCGCCCTATGGAAGGGCGCCGGAGGCGCGCTGGCTCGCAAGACGGCGTGA
- a CDS encoding MarR family winged helix-turn-helix transcriptional regulator encodes MPRSKNTLPLDALAAEDVAPLVGGDAPSFQSAFQAIVAWGTSRSYREQVMRDSGFPFPKDLPAFLVINQLIYRGLATPTALADAVDTTRSNMSRVIARLESAGLVFRAHDPRDARGAVIGLTASGRALGSRVLDAMQDVSVLTGWSAEEIETLERLTIKLASTLDAFPNHPLTVTAGVPFASVQRWPAVVEQGR; translated from the coding sequence ATGCCGAGAAGCAAGAACACGCTCCCGCTGGACGCCCTCGCGGCCGAGGACGTTGCTCCACTCGTTGGAGGCGATGCGCCGAGCTTCCAATCGGCGTTCCAGGCCATCGTTGCGTGGGGGACGTCGCGGTCGTACCGCGAGCAAGTCATGCGCGACAGCGGGTTCCCATTTCCGAAGGACCTGCCAGCGTTCCTGGTGATCAACCAGCTCATCTATCGCGGATTGGCGACGCCCACCGCACTTGCCGACGCGGTCGACACGACGCGGTCGAACATGAGCCGGGTCATCGCTCGTCTGGAGAGCGCTGGCCTGGTGTTCCGCGCGCACGACCCGCGAGACGCGCGCGGTGCTGTCATCGGGCTGACTGCCTCGGGCCGAGCGCTCGGCTCCCGCGTGTTGGACGCCATGCAGGATGTCAGTGTGCTGACCGGGTGGAGCGCAGAGGAGATCGAGACGCTCGAGCGGTTGACGATCAAGCTCGCGAGCACGCTTGATGCGTTTCCGAATCATCCGCTCACGGTTACCGCGGGCGTTCCGTTTGCCTCTGTGCAGCGATGGCCGGCTGTGGTTGAACAGGGCCGCTGA
- a CDS encoding MFS transporter, which produces MIRFISSPDDSRARALQRRSPVSLTSKPAPRPWWVAVVSGMASYVDAAAITGFATAIVVFQQILGLNEIQIGMAGGALTASMAIGALVGGRLGDRFGRRPVFTATMIALIIGAVVLVFASSFPVILIGAIMLGFASGADLPVSLSTISEAATEHNRGRLIGFTNLLWMAGIIANIVISTLVGDLGAVAPMILFGHIAVVGALILLGRLTIPESATWLAARAERRAGVKTVRAERAGIRILFRGPYGTVFLALIMFASLTNLIASTIGSYGTYILVNFGDVSISQASLVTLPLLPVSIIGYLWFMKIADKPVRFRYFQAGGIAFVLSSLVVALFGASVPVYLVSLLLMGVGSAFAFEGIQRVWAQEQFPTLLRTTAQGSIIAIQRFTAAALASVTPTLLIGGPSLLFGILTVGSAIGVGWAWIVFRTRDRHDEFESEAGATEPAERSAPIAFH; this is translated from the coding sequence TTGATTCGTTTCATTTCGTCCCCCGACGATTCCCGCGCTCGTGCACTTCAAAGGAGAAGTCCCGTGTCACTCACATCAAAACCAGCCCCCCGCCCGTGGTGGGTCGCCGTTGTTTCCGGCATGGCCTCGTACGTCGACGCTGCCGCCATCACCGGCTTCGCCACCGCGATCGTCGTCTTCCAGCAGATCCTCGGGCTGAACGAGATCCAGATCGGCATGGCCGGCGGAGCACTCACCGCTTCCATGGCCATCGGCGCGCTCGTCGGCGGCCGGCTCGGCGATCGCTTCGGTCGTCGTCCAGTGTTCACCGCGACGATGATCGCGCTCATCATCGGCGCTGTCGTGCTGGTGTTCGCATCCTCGTTCCCCGTCATCCTCATCGGGGCGATCATGCTCGGATTCGCAAGCGGTGCCGACCTACCGGTCTCACTGTCGACCATCTCCGAGGCGGCGACCGAGCACAACCGGGGCCGCCTCATCGGGTTCACCAACCTCCTGTGGATGGCAGGCATCATCGCGAACATCGTCATCAGCACCCTCGTCGGCGATCTGGGCGCAGTGGCACCGATGATCCTGTTCGGGCACATCGCCGTGGTCGGCGCCCTGATCCTCCTCGGACGGCTGACGATCCCCGAGTCGGCAACGTGGCTCGCAGCCCGGGCCGAACGACGGGCCGGCGTGAAGACGGTCCGCGCGGAGCGCGCCGGCATTCGCATCCTGTTCCGTGGCCCTTACGGCACGGTCTTCCTCGCTCTGATCATGTTCGCCTCGCTGACCAACCTCATCGCGAGCACGATCGGCAGTTACGGCACCTACATCCTCGTGAACTTCGGGGACGTCTCGATCAGCCAGGCATCACTGGTCACCCTTCCGCTGCTACCGGTGAGCATCATCGGGTACCTCTGGTTCATGAAGATCGCCGACAAGCCCGTCCGGTTCCGCTACTTCCAGGCGGGAGGCATCGCATTCGTGCTCTCTTCGCTGGTCGTCGCACTCTTCGGCGCAAGCGTCCCCGTCTACCTCGTCAGCCTGCTGCTCATGGGCGTCGGTTCGGCCTTCGCATTCGAAGGCATCCAACGAGTGTGGGCACAGGAACAGTTCCCCACGCTCCTGCGCACGACGGCGCAGGGCAGCATCATCGCCATCCAGCGCTTCACGGCAGCCGCCCTCGCGAGCGTCACCCCGACCCTCCTCATCGGCGGGCCGTCACTCCTGTTCGGCATCCTGACCGTCGGCTCCGCCATCGGAGTCGGCTGGGCCTGGATCGTGTTCCGCACCCGCGACCGACACGACGAGTTCGAGTCAGAGGCCGGTGCGACTGAACCAGCAGAACGCTCCGCGCCGATCGCCTTCCACTAA
- a CDS encoding alpha-L-rhamnosidase, translating to MTPHSLTVDRRPAPFGIDSATPEFAWKLPNDAPSQLGYEIDVSTDSSFALHDVLWTSGRVRSTTPYGVFYAGVALRSRTEYHWRVRVHGAEGAVSEWAAASFETGLLSPSDWQADWISHPLTKKNDPRSIYLSTTIELPGDVVRARAYASALGWYRLFINEHDITGTALVPRWTPFHEYTEYQVYDTVHALRAGTNTIGIIVSEGRFRGRLGAFSLPNRYGDQLAALLQLELELADGTTVQATSDAGWTASHGRVRVADPKDGERVDLRLPELPWLQGPAEGSVSAVVVPERRRMIAESVARVEQIDQRPGTVSRTPSGKQLIDFGQNLSGVARVRLSGPEGATVRLLYSEVLASSGEIATGYLGGGPSKKDWFQRDEAILAAEPVVYTPGATIKGFRYLSIEGPADPISADDVEAIVLSTPLPAVSEFHSSDDRLNQLWKNVVWSLRSNFTDTPTDCPTRERSGWTGDIQVFGTTAVQLVDAGAYLRRYLRNLAAEQHSDGTIPPFIPSEAAPGISRNPLGFTRTSAGWGDVAVMLPWTLYQYYGDTAALRDQYASSKAWVDQLATRAARKRGIRRRLRRGVGQLERYVVDTGYHWGEWLRPGESLASEMPGNFLGRRTSVATAYLAHSARLLSRIADVLGEDADSHRYATLAENASSAWRAAFVADGGGRIGDDRQDDYVRALAFDLLEPQHRDRAATRLVGLVQQAGNHLATGFLSTPMLLDTLVNTGHPDVALSILLQTSAPSWLQAVERGATTTWETWTGYKEGEPEASHNHYAFGAVAAFLQERIAGLAPAAPGYARLRIAPIIGGGLTSAAVTIDTPFGRASSAWARDDTGAVSLTVEVPPGVRADIVFGEISTEVGSGTHRFTSNASETARSSQ from the coding sequence ATGACCCCGCACTCGCTCACCGTCGATCGACGCCCCGCGCCGTTCGGCATCGACTCAGCCACCCCGGAATTCGCCTGGAAGCTCCCGAACGACGCACCTTCACAGCTTGGATACGAGATCGACGTCTCCACCGACTCGTCGTTCGCCCTTCACGACGTCCTCTGGACGAGCGGCCGGGTGAGGAGCACGACCCCCTACGGCGTCTTCTATGCCGGCGTCGCGCTCCGGTCCCGCACCGAGTACCACTGGCGGGTGCGGGTGCACGGAGCCGAAGGCGCCGTCAGTGAGTGGGCTGCCGCGTCGTTCGAGACCGGGCTTCTGAGTCCGAGCGACTGGCAGGCCGACTGGATCAGCCACCCGCTCACCAAAAAGAACGACCCCCGCAGCATCTACCTCTCGACGACGATCGAGCTTCCAGGGGACGTCGTCCGAGCGCGTGCGTACGCGAGCGCGCTTGGTTGGTACCGGCTCTTCATCAACGAGCACGACATCACCGGTACCGCCCTGGTGCCGCGGTGGACACCGTTCCACGAGTACACGGAGTACCAGGTGTACGACACCGTCCACGCGCTGCGGGCCGGCACCAACACCATCGGCATCATCGTCTCCGAAGGACGATTCCGCGGACGCCTCGGCGCCTTCTCCCTCCCCAACCGCTACGGCGACCAACTCGCCGCGCTCCTGCAGCTGGAACTGGAACTCGCCGACGGCACTACGGTCCAGGCGACGAGTGACGCAGGTTGGACTGCCAGCCACGGGCGGGTGCGGGTCGCGGACCCGAAGGACGGTGAGCGGGTCGACCTTCGCCTCCCGGAATTGCCGTGGCTGCAGGGTCCCGCGGAAGGCTCCGTCTCAGCGGTGGTCGTCCCTGAGCGGCGCCGGATGATCGCGGAATCCGTCGCACGGGTCGAGCAGATCGACCAACGCCCCGGGACAGTGTCACGGACCCCATCGGGCAAGCAGCTGATCGACTTCGGCCAGAACCTCTCCGGCGTCGCACGCGTCCGCCTGTCAGGCCCCGAGGGCGCCACGGTGCGGCTGCTGTACAGCGAGGTGCTGGCCTCGAGCGGGGAGATCGCGACCGGCTACCTCGGGGGCGGCCCGTCCAAGAAGGATTGGTTCCAGCGCGATGAGGCGATCCTGGCAGCCGAACCCGTCGTCTACACCCCCGGCGCCACGATCAAAGGCTTCCGCTACCTGAGCATCGAGGGGCCCGCCGACCCGATCTCCGCGGACGACGTCGAGGCCATCGTCCTCTCGACGCCACTCCCTGCGGTCAGCGAGTTCCACAGTTCGGATGACCGGCTGAACCAGCTGTGGAAAAACGTCGTGTGGTCACTGCGCTCGAACTTCACCGACACCCCGACCGACTGCCCGACCCGAGAACGCAGCGGCTGGACGGGAGACATCCAAGTGTTCGGGACCACCGCCGTGCAACTCGTCGACGCCGGCGCCTATCTTCGCCGCTACCTCCGCAACCTCGCGGCAGAGCAGCACTCAGACGGAACGATCCCTCCGTTCATCCCCTCGGAGGCAGCACCAGGGATCAGCCGCAACCCCTTGGGCTTCACCCGCACCTCGGCAGGATGGGGCGATGTCGCTGTCATGCTCCCGTGGACGCTGTACCAGTACTACGGCGACACCGCGGCACTTCGCGACCAGTACGCCAGCTCGAAGGCGTGGGTGGACCAGCTGGCGACGCGCGCCGCGCGCAAACGAGGCATCAGGCGCAGGTTGCGGCGCGGCGTCGGACAACTCGAGCGGTACGTCGTCGACACCGGCTATCACTGGGGAGAGTGGCTCCGACCCGGAGAATCTCTCGCGTCGGAGATGCCCGGGAACTTCCTCGGACGACGCACCAGCGTCGCAACGGCCTACCTCGCCCACTCCGCACGACTCCTGTCCCGGATCGCCGACGTCCTGGGCGAAGACGCGGATTCCCATCGCTACGCCACCCTGGCCGAGAACGCCAGCTCCGCCTGGCGGGCCGCCTTCGTGGCCGACGGCGGAGGGCGCATCGGTGACGACCGGCAGGACGACTACGTCCGCGCCCTCGCGTTCGACCTCCTGGAACCACAGCACCGCGACCGAGCGGCTACCCGCCTCGTCGGACTCGTCCAGCAGGCAGGGAACCACCTGGCCACCGGATTCCTGAGCACACCGATGCTCCTCGACACACTCGTCAACACCGGCCACCCCGACGTCGCTCTGAGCATCCTGCTCCAGACCAGCGCCCCATCCTGGCTGCAGGCCGTCGAACGCGGAGCAACGACCACCTGGGAGACCTGGACCGGCTACAAGGAGGGCGAACCCGAAGCATCACACAACCACTACGCATTCGGTGCCGTCGCCGCATTCCTGCAGGAGCGCATAGCCGGCCTCGCGCCCGCAGCTCCTGGATACGCCCGCCTCCGCATCGCCCCCATCATCGGCGGGGGCCTGACCTCCGCCGCGGTCACGATCGACACCCCGTTCGGCCGTGCGTCGTCGGCCTGGGCTCGTGACGACACCGGAGCGGTCTCCCTCACCGTCGAAGTACCCCCCGGCGTCCGGGCGGACATCGTGTTCGGAGAAATCTCGACAGAAGTAGGATCTGGGACTCACCGGTTCACCTCGAACGCATCGGAGACGGCCCGCAGCAGCCAGTAG
- the dnaB gene encoding replicative DNA helicase gives MAHLNRSEGGGSYDEPRGNERVPPHDLLAEQSALGGMLLSKDAVADVVETLRGVDFYIPKHEVIYDALLTLYSHGEPTDVITVTDELVKTGELSRAGGADYLHTLTSLVPTAANAGYYARIVAERALLRRLVEAGTRIVQMGYAAEGEAVELVNSAQAEIYAVSGNQEVEDYVPLTDAVSAAIDEIEAAKHTDGSMTGVPTGFRELDELTNGLHPGQLIIVAARPAIGKSTLALDFARAASVHYNQPSIFFSLEMGRSEIAMRLMSAEASVPLQLMRKGTVDSQDWTKIAQVRGRINDAPLYIDDSPNMTLVEIRAKCRRLKQRVGLKMVVIDYLQLLTSGKRVESRQQEVSEFSRALKLMAKELQVPVIALSQLNRGAEQRADKMPALSDLRESGSIEQDADMVVLLHRESAYEKDSPRAGEADLIIAKHRNGPTRTITVGFHGHFSRFADMAPGM, from the coding sequence ATCGCTCACCTCAACCGCTCCGAAGGCGGCGGATCGTACGACGAGCCGCGCGGCAACGAGCGGGTCCCTCCGCACGACCTCCTCGCGGAGCAGAGTGCACTCGGCGGCATGCTGCTGTCGAAGGACGCGGTCGCCGACGTGGTCGAGACGCTCCGTGGCGTGGACTTCTACATCCCGAAGCATGAGGTCATCTACGACGCCCTGCTGACGCTGTACTCGCACGGTGAGCCCACCGACGTCATCACCGTCACCGACGAGCTCGTCAAGACGGGCGAGCTGTCCCGCGCCGGTGGAGCTGACTACCTCCACACGCTGACGAGCCTCGTGCCGACCGCGGCGAACGCCGGCTACTACGCCCGCATCGTCGCGGAGCGCGCGCTGCTGCGTCGTCTCGTCGAGGCTGGCACCCGCATCGTGCAGATGGGCTATGCGGCCGAGGGTGAGGCCGTGGAGCTCGTCAACTCCGCCCAGGCCGAGATCTACGCCGTCTCCGGTAACCAGGAGGTCGAGGACTACGTCCCGCTGACCGACGCGGTGAGTGCCGCGATCGACGAGATCGAGGCCGCCAAGCACACCGATGGTTCCATGACCGGCGTGCCGACGGGCTTCCGCGAGCTCGACGAACTGACGAACGGTCTGCACCCGGGTCAGCTCATCATCGTCGCCGCCCGACCCGCTATCGGTAAATCCACGCTCGCGCTCGACTTCGCCCGTGCAGCCTCGGTTCACTACAACCAGCCGTCGATCTTCTTCTCGCTCGAGATGGGGCGTAGCGAGATCGCGATGCGTCTCATGAGCGCTGAGGCGTCCGTGCCGCTGCAGCTCATGCGTAAGGGAACCGTCGACTCGCAGGACTGGACGAAGATCGCGCAGGTGCGCGGCCGCATCAACGACGCACCGCTCTACATCGACGACAGCCCGAACATGACGCTCGTCGAGATCCGCGCGAAGTGCCGTCGGCTCAAGCAGCGCGTGGGGCTGAAGATGGTCGTCATCGACTACCTGCAGCTGCTGACGTCCGGTAAGCGTGTCGAGAGCCGTCAGCAGGAGGTCTCGGAGTTCTCCCGTGCGCTGAAGCTCATGGCGAAGGAGCTCCAGGTCCCCGTCATCGCGCTGTCGCAGCTGAACCGTGGTGCTGAGCAGCGTGCCGACAAGATGCCGGCGCTGTCCGACCTCCGTGAGTCGGGCTCGATCGAGCAGGATGCCGACATGGTGGTGCTCCTGCACCGTGAGTCCGCCTACGAGAAGGACAGCCCGCGAGCCGGCGAGGCCGACCTCATCATCGCCAAGCACCGTAACGGACCGACCCGGACGATCACCGTGGGCTTCCACGGGCACTTCTCGCGCTTCGCCGACATGGCGCCGGGGATGTAG
- the rplI gene encoding 50S ribosomal protein L9 gives MSKVILTHEVSGLGSAGDVVDVKNGYARNFLVPQGFATPWTRGGEKQVEQIKSARAAREHATIEEAQDLKARLQATKVKLTVKTGGEGRLFGSVKPADIAKAVAEAGLGEVDKRKIEIHTPIKYVGEHEATISLRDEIVATITLQVVAAK, from the coding sequence ATGTCGAAAGTGATTCTGACGCACGAGGTCTCCGGCCTCGGCTCCGCTGGTGACGTCGTCGACGTCAAGAACGGCTACGCTCGCAACTTCCTCGTTCCCCAGGGTTTCGCGACCCCGTGGACCCGCGGTGGCGAGAAGCAGGTCGAACAGATCAAGTCGGCCCGCGCTGCGCGCGAGCACGCCACGATCGAAGAGGCCCAGGACCTGAAGGCTCGCCTCCAGGCCACCAAGGTCAAGCTCACGGTCAAGACGGGTGGCGAAGGCCGTCTGTTCGGTTCCGTGAAGCCTGCCGACATCGCGAAGGCCGTGGCGGAAGCCGGGCTGGGCGAGGTCGACAAGCGCAAGATCGAGATCCACACCCCGATCAAGTACGTCGGCGAGCACGAGGCGACCATCAGCCTCCGCGACGAGATCGTCGCCACGATCACCCTTCAGGTGGTCGCGGCCAAGTAG
- the rpsR gene encoding 30S ribosomal protein S18 — translation MAGKSSGDRRKPARGAKGGKNVAPAKAIRVGVIDYKDVATLRKFISERGKIRARRITGVNVQEQRLIARAVKNAREMALLPYAGSGR, via the coding sequence ATGGCTGGAAAGTCGAGCGGCGACCGCCGCAAGCCTGCCCGCGGTGCTAAGGGCGGCAAGAACGTCGCTCCCGCGAAGGCGATCCGCGTTGGCGTCATCGATTACAAGGATGTCGCCACGCTTCGCAAGTTCATCTCCGAGCGGGGAAAGATCCGCGCTCGTCGTATCACCGGTGTCAACGTCCAGGAGCAGCGACTCATCGCACGTGCGGTCAAGAACGCACGCGAGATGGCGCTCCTGCCCTACGCCGGCTCTGGCCGCTAG
- a CDS encoding single-stranded DNA-binding protein yields the protein MAGETVITVVGNLTSDPELRFTQNGLAVANFTIASTPRNFDRATNEWKDGEALFLRASVWREFAEHVAGSLTKGSRVIATGRLKQRSYETKEGEKRTSMELEVDEIGPSLRYATATISRAPSGGGGGGQQRGGGAPQVQQNEPWAQSAPAASGGNGGADAWNTPGSYSDETPF from the coding sequence ATGGCCGGCGAGACCGTCATCACCGTGGTGGGCAACCTGACCAGCGATCCGGAACTGCGTTTCACGCAGAACGGCCTGGCTGTCGCCAACTTCACCATCGCTTCCACGCCGCGCAACTTCGATCGCGCGACGAACGAATGGAAGGACGGCGAAGCGCTGTTCCTGCGCGCGAGCGTCTGGCGTGAATTCGCCGAGCACGTGGCCGGATCGCTCACCAAGGGAAGCCGCGTCATCGCGACCGGGCGTCTCAAGCAGCGTTCCTACGAGACGAAGGAAGGCGAGAAGCGGACTTCGATGGAACTCGAAGTCGACGAGATCGGCCCTTCGCTCCGGTACGCGACCGCGACCATCAGCCGTGCACCCTCGGGTGGCGGCGGCGGTGGTCAGCAGCGCGGCGGCGGAGCTCCGCAGGTGCAGCAGAACGAGCCCTGGGCTCAGAGCGCACCCGCAGCTTCTGGCGGCAACGGCGGTGCAGATGCCTGGAACACTCCGGGCAGCTACAGCGACGAGACCCCCTTCTAA
- the rpsF gene encoding 30S ribosomal protein S6 — translation MVILDPEIDERTVAPSLDKFLNVIRNDGGTIDKVDIWGRRRLAYEINKKTEGIYAVVDFTASSAATQELDRQLKLSEAVMRTKVLRAEEAIAQVATETKRSEEKAARKAAAKPAAAVAAAPKADAAPAAAETKEA, via the coding sequence ATGGTCATCCTCGACCCCGAGATTGACGAGCGCACGGTTGCACCGAGCCTCGACAAGTTCCTCAACGTCATCCGCAACGATGGTGGAACCATCGACAAGGTCGACATCTGGGGCCGTCGTCGTCTCGCTTACGAGATCAACAAGAAGACCGAAGGCATCTACGCCGTCGTGGACTTCACTGCATCGAGCGCTGCCACGCAGGAGCTCGACCGCCAGCTGAAGCTCTCCGAGGCCGTCATGCGCACCAAGGTGCTGCGTGCCGAAGAGGCCATCGCTCAGGTCGCCACCGAGACGAAGCGAAGCGAAGAGAAGGCCGCCCGCAAGGCTGCCGCCAAGCCCGCTGCTGCTGTCGCCGCGGCTCCCAAGGCAGACGCGGCTCCGGCTGCGGCTGAGACCAAGGAAGCCTAG
- a CDS encoding heparan-alpha-glucosaminide N-acetyltransferase domain-containing protein, translated as MSSPASRQRADRLIGLDLARFLALIGMMATHVWAFDIATGGHTPITAVLSGKAAALFAVLAGIGIVLTSRRDLAAGSPAAARLNLFGRGFALLVLGLTLGVLPGGIYVIIAYYGVTFWLAIPAVTWRPRTLLIVAAVWAVVWPICSQALRVPLSGVDSPEIGSASWFDVSGGGFARGLLLTGVYPALTWIVYVLVGMAVGRLLMDARANGTLRRFALRLAAIGLVVAITADRLAALLLGPVGGVQGIARAWTGGLEPDPTTITAVEDALAEGMYGTSPTESFWWLVARAPHSGTTLDLVFTIGIAAVVIGLCLALGTVLNRGWSLALLPATGAGAAPLTVYSAHVFMASVGALIAAIAGTYADTAWLISSPQLWLIHVAGALLLGWIIALTKRRGPLETLVHAAGRALTVAANRPGRTPATMTPVPEPHGTPHVR; from the coding sequence ATGAGCAGCCCAGCCAGCCGACAGCGCGCCGACCGACTGATCGGTCTCGACCTCGCGCGCTTCCTCGCGCTCATCGGCATGATGGCCACGCACGTCTGGGCCTTCGACATCGCGACCGGTGGACACACGCCGATCACGGCGGTCCTCTCGGGCAAGGCCGCGGCCCTGTTCGCCGTGCTGGCCGGGATCGGGATCGTGCTCACGAGCCGCCGCGACCTCGCCGCCGGTTCCCCCGCGGCAGCGCGCCTCAACCTCTTCGGGCGCGGCTTCGCCCTGCTCGTCCTCGGCCTCACCCTCGGCGTCCTGCCCGGCGGCATCTACGTGATCATCGCCTACTACGGCGTGACCTTCTGGCTCGCGATCCCGGCCGTCACGTGGCGTCCGCGCACGTTGCTGATCGTCGCGGCCGTCTGGGCGGTGGTCTGGCCGATCTGCTCGCAGGCGCTCCGGGTGCCGCTCAGTGGCGTCGACTCCCCCGAGATCGGCAGTGCGTCCTGGTTCGACGTCTCGGGCGGCGGGTTCGCCCGCGGGCTGCTCCTCACCGGCGTGTACCCGGCGCTCACCTGGATCGTCTACGTCCTCGTCGGGATGGCCGTCGGCCGGCTGCTCATGGATGCGCGGGCGAACGGGACACTGCGGCGCTTCGCACTCCGGCTCGCGGCGATCGGACTCGTCGTCGCCATCACCGCGGATCGCCTCGCCGCCCTCCTCCTCGGTCCCGTCGGCGGTGTCCAGGGCATCGCGCGCGCCTGGACCGGCGGCCTCGAGCCCGATCCGACGACGATCACCGCCGTCGAGGACGCCCTCGCCGAAGGGATGTACGGCACGAGCCCCACGGAGTCCTTCTGGTGGCTCGTCGCCCGCGCCCCGCACTCGGGCACCACGCTCGACCTCGTCTTCACGATCGGGATCGCGGCGGTCGTCATCGGCCTGTGCCTGGCACTCGGCACGGTCCTGAACCGCGGCTGGTCGCTCGCACTCCTGCCGGCGACCGGCGCCGGGGCCGCTCCGCTCACCGTCTACTCGGCGCACGTCTTCATGGCGTCGGTGGGTGCCTTGATCGCCGCGATCGCCGGGACGTATGCGGACACGGCGTGGCTCATCTCGAGCCCGCAGCTCTGGCTCATCCACGTCGCCGGTGCGCTCCTCCTCGGCTGGATCATCGCCCTCACCAAGCGTCGCGGACCGCTCGAGACACTGGTCCACGCGGCCGGCCGGGCACTCACCGTCGCCGCGAACCGCCCTGGTCGGACGCCCGCGACGATGACGCCCGTGCCTGAACCGCACGGAACACCGCACGTACGATGA
- a CDS encoding M55 family metallopeptidase — translation MSAVKVYLSVDMEGIAGIATFDQVVRGGHGYPRSQELMTLETNAAISGAFDGGATEVVVNDSHGTMDNFLHELLDPRARLVFGSPKLQCMAEGLTADCDLALFIGYHAPAGGPGVLAHTFSSHFTGVRINGQAVSEAEVNALYAASLGVPVGLVTGDDVICEVVRDRIPGAAVAEVKIAHGYAATNSLAPSVAREVVRSAAERAVRGHAELPRPVLPEELVLEVDLPLTVAAEMAVGIPGVERVGDRTVRRTLATTDEVIGIITVYYQLAAAAVAARQALITRV, via the coding sequence ATGAGTGCGGTGAAGGTGTACCTGTCGGTCGACATGGAGGGCATCGCGGGGATCGCGACGTTCGATCAGGTGGTCCGCGGCGGGCATGGATACCCGCGTTCCCAGGAGCTCATGACGCTGGAGACGAACGCGGCGATCTCCGGTGCGTTCGACGGGGGTGCTACGGAGGTCGTCGTCAACGACTCGCACGGCACGATGGACAACTTCCTGCACGAACTGCTCGATCCCAGGGCCCGTCTCGTCTTCGGGAGCCCGAAGCTGCAGTGCATGGCCGAGGGGCTCACGGCCGACTGCGACCTCGCGCTCTTCATCGGCTACCACGCGCCCGCCGGCGGGCCGGGAGTCCTCGCGCACACCTTCTCCAGTCACTTCACGGGCGTCCGGATCAACGGTCAGGCGGTGTCCGAGGCGGAGGTCAACGCCCTGTACGCGGCATCGCTCGGTGTTCCGGTCGGTCTCGTGACGGGCGACGATGTCATCTGCGAGGTCGTGCGGGATCGGATCCCCGGTGCTGCGGTCGCCGAGGTGAAGATCGCTCACGGGTACGCCGCGACGAATTCGCTCGCGCCGTCGGTGGCCAGAGAGGTCGTGCGTTCAGCCGCAGAGCGTGCCGTCCGGGGTCACGCCGAGCTGCCGCGACCGGTGCTGCCGGAGGAACTGGTCCTCGAGGTCGATCTGCCACTCACCGTCGCGGCCGAGATGGCCGTCGGGATCCCGGGTGTCGAGCGCGTCGGGGACCGCACCGTGCGCCGGACCCTGGCCACGACGGATGAGGTCATCGGCATCATCACGGTCTACTACCAGCTCGCCGCAGCAGCCGTCGCCGCGCGCCAAGCACTCATCACTCGCGTTTGA